The following proteins come from a genomic window of Andrena cerasifolii isolate SP2316 chromosome 6, iyAndCera1_principal, whole genome shotgun sequence:
- the Raptor gene encoding regulatory associated protein of MTOR complex 1 isoform X4, whose amino-acid sequence MSVIASKPCHEEENSRLTEEDDWKMQLAFCKSRHTTTIEGVNCITQTWRMKERMKTVSVALVLCLNVGVDPPDIVKTQPCARLECWIDPLSVSPQKALETIGSNLQKQYERWQPRARYKQSLDPTVEEVKKLCTSLRRNAKEERVLFHYNGHGVPKPTSNGEIWVFNRTYTQYIPLSVYDLQTWMGAPSIYVYDCSNAGIIVESFQQFAEQHEKEYEMEKQAAQQNRAAGVAGTTAPSYKNCIQLAACAANQILPMNPDLPADIFTSCLTTPIKIALRWFVMQNTSKLVPKISLDLIDKIPGQLTDRRTMLGELNWIFTAITDTIAWNTLPRDLFQRLFRQDLLVASLFRNFLLAERILRSYDCTPVSCPKLPPTYQHPMWQAWDLALDLCLAQLPSILENEDQFVHSPFFEEQLTAFQVWLTLGSKNRNPPEQLPIVLQVLLSQVHRLRALELLGRFLDLGPWAVNLALSVGIFPYVLKLLQSNARELRPLLVFIWAKILAVDSTCQADLVRDGGHKYFLSVLQDTSIPSEHRTLAAFVLASIVNDYRPGQVAANHGSLVSICLEQLGDSNPLLRQWLCLCLARLWHNYDKARWCGVRDIAHEKLFTLLQDPVPEVRAASVYALGTFINSVTTRSEHANNIDQIIAITLINTISHDMCPLVRKELVVALQWMVLHFENSFVTLALAEENSRKDLIVETLSPSSGMRRISSRDRLKMLSPNNTYSVDSTDGFNQDRIKRVSSSSSISSLGHSSLGNLPSLSYGSVYMKLWHGLCNLDNDPHPAVATMSQKVTNHIRNQVKESSAPKEVIETKISSSLSLPPSPSNRTTYLSNSKGESPPTVNSGTDLLRSSRIPSHSSRSRKPIPNTISEEEDEVAGIKTPLTTSQFVEWSCAQFAQPVSLENETESMNDMESTAHYEREWRYLRNKRQRLEAREEQFRAVQSRVESQVFHARCPHSPDVLTFHPFEPHLAVAIKDFFGVWDCQTGAKLTYCTSRVNKMSRITALEFINAHDVTLLMTGSDDGSVRLWKNYSSALNCDPVLLTAWQALADIQPTTKTATATAGLVTKWEQSSLTLAVTGDVRVVRLWDAETELKKQDIPTGADCCATCIDVDGVGAMMAVGCGDGSVRLFDRRLPPAESRVMIWREHTAWVLSTSLRKFERPVPQLFTGSSSGDIRIFDLRKNSSVSTVQITQGITALAAHEMADIFACGSTNHCISVYNTTGKHLNTIKFHEGFMATRISSVSCLSFHPYRVTLAAGCVDNTITAYASEPRR is encoded by the exons ATGTCAGTAATTGCATCAAAGCCATGCCACGAGGAAGAGAATTCAAGACTGACGGAAGAGGACGATTGGAAAATGCAGCTAGCGTTCTGCAAGTCACGGCACACGACAACGATCGAGGGCGTGAATTGTATTACGCAGACATGGAGAATGAAAGAACGG ATGAAAACCGTGAGCGTGGCTCTGGTTTTGTGTTTGAATGTTGGCGTCGACCCACCGGACATCGTCAAGACGCAACCGTGCGCACGTCTCGAGTGTTGGATCG ATCCTTTGTCAGTGAGCCCACAGAAAGCTTTGGAAACCATAGGCTCTAATTTACAGAAACAGTACGAACGATGGCAACCAAGGGCGCGTTATAAACAGAGCTTAGATCCCACCGTCGAGGAAGTCAAGAAGCTGTGTACTTCTCTAAGGCGAAACGCCAAGGAAGAAAGGGTTTTGTTTCATTACAACGGTCACGGTGTTCCTAAGCCCACTAGTAATGGCGAAATATGGGTATTTAATAGG ACATATACGCAATACATTCCTTTGTCTGTGTACGATTTGCAGACATGGATGGGTGCGCCTAGCATCTATGTATATGACTGTTCTAACGCAGGTATCATTGTAGAGTCGTTTCAACAATTTGCCGAGCAGCATGAGAAGGAGTACGAG ATGGAAAAGCAGGCGGCGCAGCAGAACCGTGCGGCTGGAGTCGCAGGTACTACAGCACCGTCTTATAAGAATTGTATTCAGCTGGCAGCGTGCGCAGCTAATCAGATTTTACCTATGAATCCAGATTTACCTGCAGACATATTCACATCATGCCTTACGACACCAATTAAAATAGCATTGCGATG GTTCGTGATGCAAAATACATCGAAGTTGGTACCAAAAATATCATTAGATTTAATTGACAA aattccaGGACAGCTAACTGATAGAAGAACAATGCTAGGAGAACTTAATTGGATATTTACAGCAATCACAGACACAATAGCATGGAATACTTTACCAAGGG ATTTATTCCAGAGATTATTCAGACAAGATTTATTAGTTGCTAGTttgtttagaaattttttacttgcCGAAAGAATACTTCGGTCGTACGATTGTACTCCAGTTTCTTGTCCAAAACTGCCCCCTACTTATCAG CATCCTATGTGGCAAGCATGGGATTTGGCACTTGACCTTTGTTTAGCACAATTACCATCTATCCTTGAAAATGAAGATCAATTCGTACACTCCCCTTTCTTTGAAGAGCAACTCACAGCCTTCCAAGTGTGGCTCACGTTAGGCTCTAAAAATCGCAACCCTCCGGAACAACTGCCGATAGTACTGCAGGTGTTGTTAAGTCAAGTCCACAGACTCAGAGCATTGGAATTATTAGGACGTTTTCTCGACCTCGGTCCATGGGCAGTGAATTTGGCTCTTAGCGTAGGAATCTTTCCATATGTCTTGAAATTACTTCAAAGCAATGCAAGGGAACTACGTCCATTACTTGTTTTTATCTGGGCGAAGATTCTCGCAGTCGACAGT ACTTGCCAAGCAGATCTTGTACGCGACGGAGGGCACAAGTACTTTTTATCCGTCCTTCAGGATACTTCTATACCG AGCGAGCATAGGACATTGGCAGCGTTTGTGTTGGCCAGTATTGTGAACGACTATCGGCCAGGTCAAGTAGCTGCGAATCATGGTAGCCTCGTTTCGATATGTCTGGAGCAGCTTGGAGATTCAAACCCTTTACTACGTCAATGGTTGTGTTTATGTCTTGCAAGACTTTGGCATAATTATGATAAAGCTAGGTGGTGTGGCGTTAGAGATATCGCCCACGAGAAACTATTTACATTATTACAGGATCCAGTTCCCGAG GTTCGAGCAGCTAGTGTTTATGCTTTGGGCACATTTATAAATAGTGTAACGACACGAAGCGAGCATGCGAATAATATTGATCAAATTATAGCTATAACACTCATTAATACTATCTCTCACGATATGTGCCCTTTAGTTAGAAAA gaaTTAGTAGTAGCGCTTCAGTGGATGGTTTtacatttcgaaaattctttcgtAACTTTAGCTTTGGCTGAAGAGAACAGTCGGAAAGACCTCATTGTGGAGACATTGTCACCGTCTAGTGGAATGAGGCGTATTAGTTCTAGGGATCGATTAAAAATGCTTTCTCCTAACAATACGTACAGTGTAGACAGCACAGATGGATTTAATCAGGATCGCATTAAAAGAgtgtcatcgtcatcgtctaTTAGTAGCTTAG GACACAGCTCCCTTGGAAACTTGCCGAGCCTTTCCTATGGTAGTGTATATATGAAACTGTGGCATGGATTGTGCAACCTCGATAATGATCCTCATCCTGCGGTGGCTACGATGTCCCAAAAAGTCACCAACCATATTCGGAATCAG GTTAAAGAATCTTCTGCGCCTAAAGAAGTGATCGAAACAAAGATATCATCGTCGCTGTCTCTTCCACCGTCTCCATCGAATCGCACAACTTACTTAAG CAACAGCAAAGGAGAATCACCGCCTACGGTTAATTCTGGAACAGATCTCTTACGCTCTTCAAGGATACCATCGCATAGTAGTCGCTCAAGAAAACCAATTCCTAATACA ATCTCAGAGGAAGAAGACGAAGTCGCTGGGATTAAAACACCACTAACAACTTCACAGTTCGTGGAATGGAGTTGCGCTCAATTTGCTCAGCCCGTTAGTTTAGAAAATGAAACTGAATCGATGAATGACATGGAAAGTACAGCTCACTATGAGAGGGAATGGCG GTACCTGAGAAATAAGAGACAACGACTCGAGGCAAGGGAAGAGCAATTCCGAGCAGTACAAAGTAGAGTAGAATCACAAGTATTTCATGCGAGATGCCCCCATTCTCCGGATGTTTTAACATTTCACCCTTTTGAACCTCATTTGGCTGTGGCGATAAAAGATTTCTTTGG GGTATGGGACTGTCAAACCGGTGCAAAGTTAACGTACTGTACGAGTCGCGTAAATAAAATGTCACGCATCACAGCACTCGAGTTTATCAATGCTCATGATGTGACATTGTTAATGACTGGCTCCGATGATGGTTCAGTGAGGCTGTGGAAAAATTACAGCAGCGCGTTAAACTGTGATCCAGTTTTACTTACTGCTTGGCAAGCACTGGCTGATATACAGCCAACAACAAAAACAGCAACTG CAACAGCTGGATTAGTCACAAAATGGGAGCAAAGTTCCCTTACTCTAGCTGTCACAGGCGATGTTCGTGTTGTCAGGCTTTGGGACGCAGAAACTGAATTAAAGAAACAAGATATACCAACAGGCGCCGATTGTTGTGCTACGTGCATTGATGTTGATGGCGTAG GTGCAATGATGGCAGTGGGATGCGGAGATGGTTCTGTTCGCTTGTTTGACAGAAGATTGCCTCCGGCagagtcaagagttatgatttGGAGGGAACATACGGCATGGGTGTTAAGCActtctttaagaaaatttgagaGGCCTGTACCACAGTTGTTCACTGGATCGTCTTCAGGGGATATTAGAATATTCGATCTTAGGAAGAATTCGTCTGTAAGCACTGTACAGATAACTCAAGGTATTACAGCATTGGCAGCGCATGAAATGGCTGATATCTTTGCTTG TGGATCGACAAATCACTGTATAAGCGTGTACAACACAACGGGCAAGCATTTAAACACAATAAAATTTCACGAAGGATTTATGGCTACTCGTATTAGTTCTGTAAGTTGTCTAAGTTTTCATCCTTATCGTGTAACGCTAGCAGCTGGGTGCGTAGACAATACTATTACAGCATATGCGTCTGAGCCACGCAGATGA
- the Raptor gene encoding regulatory associated protein of MTOR complex 1 isoform X1 — protein sequence MSVIASKPCHEEENSRLTEEDDWKMQLAFCKSRHTTTIEGVNCITQTWRMKERMKTVSVALVLCLNVGVDPPDIVKTQPCARLECWIDPLSVSPQKALETIGSNLQKQYERWQPRARYKQSLDPTVEEVKKLCTSLRRNAKEERVLFHYNGHGVPKPTSNGEIWVFNRTYTQYIPLSVYDLQTWMGAPSIYVYDCSNAGIIVESFQQFAEQHEKEYEMEKQAAQQNRAAGVAGTTAPSYKNCIQLAACAANQILPMNPDLPADIFTSCLTTPIKIALRWFVMQNTSKLVPKISLDLIDKIPGQLTDRRTMLGELNWIFTAITDTIAWNTLPRDLFQRLFRQDLLVASLFRNFLLAERILRSYDCTPVSCPKLPPTYQHPMWQAWDLALDLCLAQLPSILENEDQFVHSPFFEEQLTAFQVWLTLGSKNRNPPEQLPIVLQVLLSQVHRLRALELLGRFLDLGPWAVNLALSVGIFPYVLKLLQSNARELRPLLVFIWAKILAVDSTCQADLVRDGGHKYFLSVLQDTSIPSEHRTLAAFVLASIVNDYRPGQVAANHGSLVSICLEQLGDSNPLLRQWLCLCLARLWHNYDKARWCGVRDIAHEKLFTLLQDPVPEVRAASVYALGTFINSVTTRSEHANNIDQIIAITLINTISHDMCPLVRKELVVALQWMVLHFENSFVTLALAEENSRKDLIVETLSPSSGMRRISSRDRLKMLSPNNTYSVDSTDGFNQDRIKRVSSSSSISSLGNNWEFVRKPCESLGNNDWKFHCISTLSREPNIFTRNRIVNCDLFIVGHSSLGNLPSLSYGSVYMKLWHGLCNLDNDPHPAVATMSQKVTNHIRNQVKESSAPKEVIETKISSSLSLPPSPSNRTTYLSNSKGESPPTVNSGTDLLRSSRIPSHSSRSRKPIPNTISEEEDEVAGIKTPLTTSQFVEWSCAQFAQPVSLENETESMNDMESTAHYEREWRYLRNKRQRLEAREEQFRAVQSRVESQVFHARCPHSPDVLTFHPFEPHLAVAIKDFFGVWDCQTGAKLTYCTSRVNKMSRITALEFINAHDVTLLMTGSDDGSVRLWKNYSSALNCDPVLLTAWQALADIQPTTKTATATAGLVTKWEQSSLTLAVTGDVRVVRLWDAETELKKQDIPTGADCCATCIDVDGVGAMMAVGCGDGSVRLFDRRLPPAESRVMIWREHTAWVLSTSLRKFERPVPQLFTGSSSGDIRIFDLRKNSSVSTVQITQGITALAAHEMADIFACGSTNHCISVYNTTGKHLNTIKFHEGFMATRISSVSCLSFHPYRVTLAAGCVDNTITAYASEPRR from the exons ATGTCAGTAATTGCATCAAAGCCATGCCACGAGGAAGAGAATTCAAGACTGACGGAAGAGGACGATTGGAAAATGCAGCTAGCGTTCTGCAAGTCACGGCACACGACAACGATCGAGGGCGTGAATTGTATTACGCAGACATGGAGAATGAAAGAACGG ATGAAAACCGTGAGCGTGGCTCTGGTTTTGTGTTTGAATGTTGGCGTCGACCCACCGGACATCGTCAAGACGCAACCGTGCGCACGTCTCGAGTGTTGGATCG ATCCTTTGTCAGTGAGCCCACAGAAAGCTTTGGAAACCATAGGCTCTAATTTACAGAAACAGTACGAACGATGGCAACCAAGGGCGCGTTATAAACAGAGCTTAGATCCCACCGTCGAGGAAGTCAAGAAGCTGTGTACTTCTCTAAGGCGAAACGCCAAGGAAGAAAGGGTTTTGTTTCATTACAACGGTCACGGTGTTCCTAAGCCCACTAGTAATGGCGAAATATGGGTATTTAATAGG ACATATACGCAATACATTCCTTTGTCTGTGTACGATTTGCAGACATGGATGGGTGCGCCTAGCATCTATGTATATGACTGTTCTAACGCAGGTATCATTGTAGAGTCGTTTCAACAATTTGCCGAGCAGCATGAGAAGGAGTACGAG ATGGAAAAGCAGGCGGCGCAGCAGAACCGTGCGGCTGGAGTCGCAGGTACTACAGCACCGTCTTATAAGAATTGTATTCAGCTGGCAGCGTGCGCAGCTAATCAGATTTTACCTATGAATCCAGATTTACCTGCAGACATATTCACATCATGCCTTACGACACCAATTAAAATAGCATTGCGATG GTTCGTGATGCAAAATACATCGAAGTTGGTACCAAAAATATCATTAGATTTAATTGACAA aattccaGGACAGCTAACTGATAGAAGAACAATGCTAGGAGAACTTAATTGGATATTTACAGCAATCACAGACACAATAGCATGGAATACTTTACCAAGGG ATTTATTCCAGAGATTATTCAGACAAGATTTATTAGTTGCTAGTttgtttagaaattttttacttgcCGAAAGAATACTTCGGTCGTACGATTGTACTCCAGTTTCTTGTCCAAAACTGCCCCCTACTTATCAG CATCCTATGTGGCAAGCATGGGATTTGGCACTTGACCTTTGTTTAGCACAATTACCATCTATCCTTGAAAATGAAGATCAATTCGTACACTCCCCTTTCTTTGAAGAGCAACTCACAGCCTTCCAAGTGTGGCTCACGTTAGGCTCTAAAAATCGCAACCCTCCGGAACAACTGCCGATAGTACTGCAGGTGTTGTTAAGTCAAGTCCACAGACTCAGAGCATTGGAATTATTAGGACGTTTTCTCGACCTCGGTCCATGGGCAGTGAATTTGGCTCTTAGCGTAGGAATCTTTCCATATGTCTTGAAATTACTTCAAAGCAATGCAAGGGAACTACGTCCATTACTTGTTTTTATCTGGGCGAAGATTCTCGCAGTCGACAGT ACTTGCCAAGCAGATCTTGTACGCGACGGAGGGCACAAGTACTTTTTATCCGTCCTTCAGGATACTTCTATACCG AGCGAGCATAGGACATTGGCAGCGTTTGTGTTGGCCAGTATTGTGAACGACTATCGGCCAGGTCAAGTAGCTGCGAATCATGGTAGCCTCGTTTCGATATGTCTGGAGCAGCTTGGAGATTCAAACCCTTTACTACGTCAATGGTTGTGTTTATGTCTTGCAAGACTTTGGCATAATTATGATAAAGCTAGGTGGTGTGGCGTTAGAGATATCGCCCACGAGAAACTATTTACATTATTACAGGATCCAGTTCCCGAG GTTCGAGCAGCTAGTGTTTATGCTTTGGGCACATTTATAAATAGTGTAACGACACGAAGCGAGCATGCGAATAATATTGATCAAATTATAGCTATAACACTCATTAATACTATCTCTCACGATATGTGCCCTTTAGTTAGAAAA gaaTTAGTAGTAGCGCTTCAGTGGATGGTTTtacatttcgaaaattctttcgtAACTTTAGCTTTGGCTGAAGAGAACAGTCGGAAAGACCTCATTGTGGAGACATTGTCACCGTCTAGTGGAATGAGGCGTATTAGTTCTAGGGATCGATTAAAAATGCTTTCTCCTAACAATACGTACAGTGTAGACAGCACAGATGGATTTAATCAGGATCGCATTAAAAGAgtgtcatcgtcatcgtctaTTAGTAGCTTAG GAAATAATTGGGAGTTCGTGAGGAAACCTTGCGAGTCACTTGGTAATAATGATTGGAAATTCCATTGCAT aAGCACCTTATCGCGAGAGCCAAATATTTTCACCCGTAATAGGATAGTAAACTGTGATTTATTTATCGTAGGACACAGCTCCCTTGGAAACTTGCCGAGCCTTTCCTATGGTAGTGTATATATGAAACTGTGGCATGGATTGTGCAACCTCGATAATGATCCTCATCCTGCGGTGGCTACGATGTCCCAAAAAGTCACCAACCATATTCGGAATCAG GTTAAAGAATCTTCTGCGCCTAAAGAAGTGATCGAAACAAAGATATCATCGTCGCTGTCTCTTCCACCGTCTCCATCGAATCGCACAACTTACTTAAG CAACAGCAAAGGAGAATCACCGCCTACGGTTAATTCTGGAACAGATCTCTTACGCTCTTCAAGGATACCATCGCATAGTAGTCGCTCAAGAAAACCAATTCCTAATACA ATCTCAGAGGAAGAAGACGAAGTCGCTGGGATTAAAACACCACTAACAACTTCACAGTTCGTGGAATGGAGTTGCGCTCAATTTGCTCAGCCCGTTAGTTTAGAAAATGAAACTGAATCGATGAATGACATGGAAAGTACAGCTCACTATGAGAGGGAATGGCG GTACCTGAGAAATAAGAGACAACGACTCGAGGCAAGGGAAGAGCAATTCCGAGCAGTACAAAGTAGAGTAGAATCACAAGTATTTCATGCGAGATGCCCCCATTCTCCGGATGTTTTAACATTTCACCCTTTTGAACCTCATTTGGCTGTGGCGATAAAAGATTTCTTTGG GGTATGGGACTGTCAAACCGGTGCAAAGTTAACGTACTGTACGAGTCGCGTAAATAAAATGTCACGCATCACAGCACTCGAGTTTATCAATGCTCATGATGTGACATTGTTAATGACTGGCTCCGATGATGGTTCAGTGAGGCTGTGGAAAAATTACAGCAGCGCGTTAAACTGTGATCCAGTTTTACTTACTGCTTGGCAAGCACTGGCTGATATACAGCCAACAACAAAAACAGCAACTG CAACAGCTGGATTAGTCACAAAATGGGAGCAAAGTTCCCTTACTCTAGCTGTCACAGGCGATGTTCGTGTTGTCAGGCTTTGGGACGCAGAAACTGAATTAAAGAAACAAGATATACCAACAGGCGCCGATTGTTGTGCTACGTGCATTGATGTTGATGGCGTAG GTGCAATGATGGCAGTGGGATGCGGAGATGGTTCTGTTCGCTTGTTTGACAGAAGATTGCCTCCGGCagagtcaagagttatgatttGGAGGGAACATACGGCATGGGTGTTAAGCActtctttaagaaaatttgagaGGCCTGTACCACAGTTGTTCACTGGATCGTCTTCAGGGGATATTAGAATATTCGATCTTAGGAAGAATTCGTCTGTAAGCACTGTACAGATAACTCAAGGTATTACAGCATTGGCAGCGCATGAAATGGCTGATATCTTTGCTTG TGGATCGACAAATCACTGTATAAGCGTGTACAACACAACGGGCAAGCATTTAAACACAATAAAATTTCACGAAGGATTTATGGCTACTCGTATTAGTTCTGTAAGTTGTCTAAGTTTTCATCCTTATCGTGTAACGCTAGCAGCTGGGTGCGTAGACAATACTATTACAGCATATGCGTCTGAGCCACGCAGATGA